Proteins encoded in a region of the Mixophyes fleayi isolate aMixFle1 chromosome 5, aMixFle1.hap1, whole genome shotgun sequence genome:
- the FAM110B gene encoding protein FAM110B — MPIETLQPGNMGKPVSPAVAFTSAVPLRILNKGPDYFRRQSEPNPKRLSAVERLEADKAKYVKSQEVINAKQEPVKPAVLSKPPVCPGGKRALASPTLKMFNNNSKSESCVQRENLKLEILKNIINSSEGSSTGSVHKQSSRNWPPSRSDSTDQNRHSFAESLKIYPTQSHGSPQESNSSISRRLLEKSGDTFLHVSHSSSDIRKVTNVKQIKAIPCSSSAPPLPPKPKLSTLTLLKSPDNDALEPSCGVTRRPSLQRSKSDLSDRYFRVDADVERFFNYCGLDPEELENLGMENFARANSDIISLNFRSASMISSDCEQSQDSNSDLRNDDSANDRVPYGISAIERNARIIKWLYSIKQARDSQKVSHV; from the coding sequence ATGCCTATAGAAACACTACAGCCAGGTAACATGGGGAAACCTGTTAGCCCAGCTGTGGCATTCACATCTGCTGTCCCTCTACGAATATTGAACAAAGGACCTGACTATTTCCGAAGGCAGTCAGAGCCTAATCCCAAGAGGCTCAGCGCAGTGGAAAGACTAGAGGCTGATAAGGCAAAATATGTCAAGAGCCAAGAGGTTATCAATGCCAAACAAGAGCCCGTGAAGCCGGCAGTACTTTCTAAACCTCCCGTTTGCCCTGGCGGTAAAAGAGCTTTGGCTAGTCCAACTCTGAAGATGTTTAACAACAATTCAAAGTCAGAGAGCTGTGTACAAAGGGAGAATTTAAAGCTAGAAATACTGAAAAACATTATCAATAGCTCTGAAGGCTCCAGTACAGGTTCTGTGCACAAACAAAGCTCAAGAAACTGGCCACCAAGTAGGTCAGATTCCACTGACCAAAATAGACATTCATTTGCAGAGTCCTTAAAGATTTACCCCACCCAGAGTCATGGTAGCCCTCAAGAAAGCAACTCCAGCATCAGCAGGAGGCTTCTAGAAAAATCAGGTGACACTTTTTTACATGTTTCTCATAGTTCTTCAGACATTAGGAAAGTCACAAATGTGAAACAGATAAAAGCTATTCCATGTAGCAGTTCAGCCCCACCACTGCCTCCAAAACCCAAACTTTCCACCCTCACTTTGCTTAAGTCGCCTGACAACGATGCATTGGAGCCAAGCTGTGGTGTTACCCGAAGGCCGTCACTCCAGCGATCTAAATCCGACTTAAGCGACAGATACTTTCGCGTTGATGCCGATGTAGAGAGATTCTTTAATTACTGTGGACTGGATCCTGAAGAGCTTGAAAACCTTGGGATGGAAAATTTTGCAAGGGCTAATTCTGATATAATTTCTCTAAACTTTCGCAGTGCAAGCATGATCAGCTCAGACTGTGAACAGTCTCAGGACAGCAACAGTGACCTTAGAAACGACGACAGTGCCAACGACCGTGTGCCGTACGGCATTTCTGCCATAGAGAGAAATGCCAGGATCATCAAATGGTTGTATAGCATTAAGCAAGCTAGAGACTCACAGAAGGTATCCCATGTGTAG